The Pradoshia eiseniae DNA segment GAAACGAATGGGTGTGAATACAGCTCAGCAGTTCACAGAAAAGCTGAACGAAGCGATTGAAGAGAACAAACATGAATAAAGAGGTGGACGAATAGAATGGGTACGATTGGTACAATTGATCGGGTGGCGATTCAGATTGGATCACTATCTATTTATTGGTACGGAATCATCATTGGTCTCGGGGTTTTTCTCGGACTGTGGCTCGCCATGCGGGAATCGGAGCGACGCGGGCTAAATAAAGATGTTTTTATTGATTTACTTATCTATGCGGTGCCAATTTCGATTATAAGTGCACGCATCTATTACGTGATTTTTGAATGGTCCTATTATAAAGACCATTTAGGTGATATCGTAAAGATTTGGAATGGCGGGATTGCGATTCATGGAGCATTAATTGGAGCGGTTATCACGACGATTGTTTTTGCAAGGGTCAAGGGATTATCCTTTTGGAAGCTTGCTGATATCGCTGCTCCATCCATCATTCTTGGGCAAGCGATCGGACGGTGGGGGAACTTCATTAATCAAGAGGCATATGGCGGTGAAGTGAGCCGCAGCTTCCTGGAGAATTTATTTATCCCGGATTTCATTATTAACCAAATGTACATAAACGGTGCTTACCATCATCCGACATTTTTGTATGAGTCCTTATGGAACATCGTTGGCTTTGCCATTTTGATTGCTTTACGCAGAGTGAACCTTCGTCAGGGAGAGCTATTCTTGACCTATGTTATTTGGTACTCCATTGGCCGCTTTTTTGTGGAAGGCTTACGAACCGACAGCTTGATGCTGTTTGACACCCTCCGTATGGCACAGGTATTATCCCTTGTGCTCATCTTGGTCGGCGTTGTTTTAATCATTGTTAGACGTAAGCTCGGTTATTCCGAGAAGAAGTATCTTGATATGTAGGTCATAAGGGGAAGGGGAGGAGTATTTTTGACGAGAAGTACTTGGGTTAAAGGGTTGCAGTCTGGACTAAAGACAACGTGGATGCTCGGGAAGGTCATATTCCCGATTACATTATTCGTCACAATACTCCAGTATACGCCCCTCCTGCCGTGGCTGATTGACCTAATCAGTCCGGCGATGGGGCTGATTGGATTGCCGGGGGATGCGGCCATTCCGCTCGTTCTTGGGAACTTTTTGAATTTATATGCCGGAATCGGCGGCATTCTAGCTCTTGACTCCTTAACGGTGAAGGAGGTATTCATCATTGCGACGATGCTGTCCTTTTGTCACAATCTCTTTATTGAGACAAGTGTGGCTCTAAAGGTCGGTGTGAAGCTATGGGTAGTCTTAGTGACAAGGATTGGTCTAGCGATTCTGTCGGCAGTTGTTATAAACCTTGTTTGGCGCGGAGGCGGCGAGGTCATACAATATGGGGGAGCAGTTGGTGGTGAAGAGACGATTACAGGCCTCTGGCCAATTCTTTGGAGCGGACTGACAGCGGCGACTTCTGGCACGCTGAAGCTTGCATTCATTATCATTCCGCTCATGCTTATCATTCAAATCATGAAGGATTTGAATTGGCTGAATTTGTTTTCAAAATGGATGAAGCCGGTGACAAGAATGCTTGGAATGAAGGAGAATACCTCCATGACACTGGTCGCTGGCCTTGTCATAGGGCTCGCTTATGGGGCAGGAGTCATGCTGGAGGCAGTTCGTGAGGATGGCGTCAGCAAAAAGGATATGACAATTGCGTTTATCTTTTTGGTAGCCTGCCATGCAGTCGTTGAGGATACCGTCATCTTTATCCCGCTTGGGGTGCCTGTCATCCCACTCCTTATTATCAGGCTTGTGACGGCAATCCTGCTCGCGATGATTATCTCACGTATCTGGGCAAGACTGGATGAAAAGAAAGGAAAGGTAAACCCTAGTGGAGAAGAAAATCACAACGCTATTATTTGACTTAGATGGGACATTGATTAATACAAATGAATTAATCATTGCTTCTTTTCTGCATACATTAAATCATTATTATCCGAACCAATATACCCGTGAAGACGTGTATGAATTTATTGGTCCGTCACTGCTGGAAACCTTCAGCGGATTGGATCTTGAGCGTGCTGAGGAAATGATTGAGCATTACAGAGAGCATAATCATTTGCACCATGATTTGTTGGTTGAGGAATACGAAGGTGTGTATGAGACAATCCGGGAATTAAAGGAACGCAACTATAAAGTGGGCATTGTCACAACAAAAATGCGCAAGGCGGTACAAC contains these protein-coding regions:
- the lgt gene encoding prolipoprotein diacylglyceryl transferase; translated protein: MGTIGTIDRVAIQIGSLSIYWYGIIIGLGVFLGLWLAMRESERRGLNKDVFIDLLIYAVPISIISARIYYVIFEWSYYKDHLGDIVKIWNGGIAIHGALIGAVITTIVFARVKGLSFWKLADIAAPSIILGQAIGRWGNFINQEAYGGEVSRSFLENLFIPDFIINQMYINGAYHHPTFLYESLWNIVGFAILIALRRVNLRQGELFLTYVIWYSIGRFFVEGLRTDSLMLFDTLRMAQVLSLVLILVGVVLIIVRRKLGYSEKKYLDM
- a CDS encoding nucleoside recognition domain-containing protein; amino-acid sequence: MLGKVIFPITLFVTILQYTPLLPWLIDLISPAMGLIGLPGDAAIPLVLGNFLNLYAGIGGILALDSLTVKEVFIIATMLSFCHNLFIETSVALKVGVKLWVVLVTRIGLAILSAVVINLVWRGGGEVIQYGGAVGGEETITGLWPILWSGLTAATSGTLKLAFIIIPLMLIIQIMKDLNWLNLFSKWMKPVTRMLGMKENTSMTLVAGLVIGLAYGAGVMLEAVREDGVSKKDMTIAFIFLVACHAVVEDTVIFIPLGVPVIPLLIIRLVTAILLAMIISRIWARLDEKKGKVNPSGEENHNAII
- the ppaX gene encoding pyrophosphatase PpaX — its product is MEKKITTLLFDLDGTLINTNELIIASFLHTLNHYYPNQYTREDVYEFIGPSLLETFSGLDLERAEEMIEHYREHNHLHHDLLVEEYEGVYETIRELKERNYKVGIVTTKMRKAVQRGLLKGRLDSFFDVVVTLDDVKNPKPDPEPIELALKLIGSSAEETIMVGDNSHDILAGKNAGTKTAGVAWALKGRDYLEQYGPDYMLENMRDLLKIVES